A genome region from Pseudomonas anguilliseptica includes the following:
- a CDS encoding efflux RND transporter permease subunit, with protein MLRHRYAALVGFVALATLGIGLAVTGKVRTSFFPEVPGSLISVKLEMDVQSPFALTQAHAARLERMAEEVNREAMAAEQLQRPPIEKVMTAINSAQQVEIYAELTPERQRSLGAEELVRRWRDKVGALEGVTLLEFSGSEETGGGFALTLQASDEVVLKTAVEQISAALRGLAGVVDVRDDLKGAQPEIYLRLKPEAGRLGITLEQLAAEVAHRYGGLEVQRGGDELKVQLRNPKSARDSLDDLLQARIMTPQGQWLPLAAVAEVQSHYVSASIWRRNGERAAMIRARLDKNTVSARELMVALRAGVFKDLHQRYPGLEIKAAGELEEEGALQGGLQHALLLALLLIYALLAVPLKSYSQPFIIMSVIPFGIAGAIAGHLIADIPLSVLSFFGMLALTGIVVNDSLVLLTTYNQLVEDGMARDQALVEAGASRFRAIFLTTVTTLAGMMPLLLETSEQAQYLIPAAVSLVYGELFATLITLFAVPLLTLLFADLVSCLQNSLIQCRASILRALSS; from the coding sequence GTGTTGCGCCATCGCTATGCCGCGCTGGTCGGCTTTGTCGCTCTGGCCACCCTGGGTATTGGCTTGGCGGTGACCGGCAAGGTGCGCACCAGTTTCTTTCCCGAGGTGCCCGGTAGCCTGATCAGTGTCAAGTTGGAGATGGACGTGCAGAGCCCCTTCGCCCTGACCCAGGCCCACGCGGCACGGCTGGAGCGCATGGCCGAGGAGGTCAACCGCGAAGCCATGGCCGCGGAGCAGCTGCAGCGCCCACCCATCGAGAAAGTGATGACGGCGATCAACAGCGCCCAGCAAGTGGAGATCTACGCTGAGCTGACTCCCGAGCGCCAGCGCAGCCTGGGCGCGGAGGAACTGGTGCGCCGCTGGCGCGACAAGGTCGGCGCGCTGGAGGGGGTGACGCTGCTGGAGTTCTCCGGCTCCGAGGAAACCGGCGGCGGCTTCGCCTTGACCCTGCAAGCTAGCGACGAGGTTGTGCTCAAGACCGCTGTCGAGCAGATCAGCGCCGCCTTGCGCGGGCTGGCCGGGGTGGTCGATGTGCGCGATGACCTCAAGGGCGCGCAGCCCGAGATCTATCTACGTCTCAAGCCTGAGGCCGGGCGCCTGGGCATCACCTTAGAACAGTTGGCTGCCGAGGTGGCCCACCGCTATGGCGGCCTGGAGGTGCAGCGCGGCGGCGACGAACTCAAGGTGCAGCTACGTAACCCGAAGTCGGCGCGCGACTCCCTCGACGATTTGCTGCAAGCCCGCATCATGACCCCGCAGGGACAATGGCTGCCGCTGGCGGCGGTGGCCGAGGTGCAATCGCATTACGTCAGCGCATCGATCTGGCGGCGCAACGGCGAGCGTGCGGCGATGATCCGCGCCCGCCTCGACAAAAATACCGTCAGTGCCCGTGAGTTGATGGTGGCGCTGCGCGCAGGAGTGTTCAAGGACTTGCACCAACGCTATCCAGGGCTGGAAATCAAAGCCGCTGGCGAGTTGGAAGAGGAAGGTGCCCTGCAGGGTGGGCTGCAACACGCTTTGCTGCTGGCCCTGCTGCTTATCTACGCCCTGCTGGCCGTGCCGCTGAAGAGCTATAGCCAGCCGTTCATAATCATGTCGGTGATTCCCTTTGGCATCGCCGGCGCCATCGCCGGTCACCTGATCGCCGACATCCCGCTGAGCGTGCTGTCGTTCTTCGGCATGCTGGCGCTGACCGGCATTGTTGTGAACGACAGCCTGGTGCTGCTGACCACTTACAACCAACTGGTGGAGGACGGTATGGCTCGCGATCAAGCCCTAGTCGAGGCAGGTGCCAGCCGCTTTCGGGCGATCTTTTTGACCACAGTGACCACCCTTGCCGGGATGATGCCGCTGCTGCTGGAAACCTCGGAACAGGCGCAATACCTGATCCCGGCGGCGGTCTCGCTGGTCTATGGCGAGTTGTTTGCGACCCTGATAACACTGTTTGCGGTGCCCTTGTTGACCCTGTTATTTGCGGATCTAGTGAGCTGTCTGCAAAATTCGTTAATCCAATGCCGGGCCAGTATACTGCGCGCTCTATCGTCATGA
- a CDS encoding peptidase U32 family protein codes for MSLPKHHLELLSPARDTAIAKEAILHGADAVYIGGPGFGARHNASNSVADIAELVQFAHLFHARVFVTLNTILHEDELEPARQMIWQLYEAGIDALIVQDMGVMEMDLPPIEIHASTQCDIRTLEKARFLDNAGFSQLVLARELNLQEINNICRNVDSAVEFFIHGALCVAFSGQCNISHAQTGRSANRGDCSQACRLPYTLKDDQGRVVAFDKHLLSMKDNNQTDNLVHLVDAGVRSFKIEGRYKDMSYVKNITAHYRRELDAILEQRPHLARASSGRTEHFFTPDTDKTFHRGSTDYFVTDRKVDIGAFDSPTFTGLAVGYIEKVNKRDLIAVTDTPLSNGDGLNVLIKREVLGFRSNICELKGEFEEDGEKRYRYRVEPNEMPEAMHRVRPQPPLNRNLDHNWQQALLKTSSERRIAVSWQLAVQGDQLNVSVTSEEGISARVSLNGPFAAAKDAEQAREQLADGLSKLGTTIYYSSGAQIDCEVVPFIPGSQLKALRREAIEALTQARVAAHPRGGRKPVSVPPPVYPESHLTFLANVYNDKARTFYKRYGVQLIDAAYEAHEEAGDVPVMITKHCLRFSFNLCPKQAKGVTGVRTKVSDMQLIHQDEVLTLKFDCKPCEMHIIGKMKGHILHQPQPGSAQSKGGAVGYISPDDLLKTIKR; via the coding sequence ATGTCCCTGCCCAAGCACCACCTCGAACTGTTAAGCCCGGCGCGCGATACCGCGATTGCCAAGGAAGCCATCCTGCACGGCGCCGATGCCGTGTATATCGGCGGCCCAGGCTTTGGGGCGCGGCACAACGCCAGCAACAGCGTGGCCGATATTGCCGAGCTGGTGCAGTTTGCCCACCTGTTCCATGCGCGGGTGTTTGTCACCCTCAACACCATCCTGCATGAGGATGAGCTGGAGCCGGCGCGGCAGATGATCTGGCAGCTCTATGAGGCGGGCATCGATGCGCTGATCGTGCAGGACATGGGCGTGATGGAAATGGACCTGCCGCCCATCGAGATCCACGCCAGCACCCAGTGCGACATCCGCACCCTGGAAAAAGCCCGTTTCCTCGACAACGCCGGCTTCTCCCAGCTGGTGCTGGCCCGCGAGCTGAATCTGCAAGAGATCAACAATATCTGCCGCAACGTCGATTCGGCGGTCGAGTTCTTTATCCACGGCGCGCTCTGTGTGGCCTTCTCCGGGCAGTGCAATATTTCCCACGCGCAGACCGGGCGCAGCGCCAACCGTGGCGATTGTTCGCAGGCATGCCGCCTGCCGTACACCCTGAAAGACGATCAGGGTCGCGTGGTGGCGTTTGATAAGCACCTGCTGTCGATGAAGGACAACAACCAGACCGACAACCTGGTTCATCTGGTCGATGCTGGCGTGCGCTCGTTCAAGATCGAAGGGCGCTACAAGGACATGAGCTACGTGAAGAACATCACCGCGCATTACCGCCGCGAGCTGGATGCGATTCTCGAACAGCGCCCGCACCTGGCCCGCGCGTCCAGCGGCCGTACCGAGCACTTCTTCACCCCGGACACCGACAAGACCTTCCACCGCGGCAGCACCGATTACTTCGTCACCGACCGCAAGGTGGACATCGGCGCGTTCGACTCGCCGACCTTTACCGGTTTGGCGGTGGGTTACATCGAAAAAGTGAATAAACGCGACCTGATCGCCGTGACCGACACGCCGCTGTCCAACGGCGATGGCCTCAACGTGCTGATCAAGCGCGAAGTTTTGGGTTTTCGCAGCAACATCTGCGAGCTGAAAGGCGAATTTGAAGAAGACGGCGAGAAGCGCTACCGCTACCGCGTCGAGCCCAATGAGATGCCCGAGGCCATGCACCGCGTGCGCCCGCAGCCGCCGCTCAACCGCAACCTCGACCACAACTGGCAACAGGCCCTGCTCAAGACCTCATCCGAGCGCCGCATTGCGGTTAGCTGGCAGCTGGCCGTGCAGGGCGATCAGTTGAATGTGAGCGTCACCAGTGAGGAGGGCATCAGCGCCCGTGTCAGCCTGAATGGCCCGTTCGCCGCCGCCAAGGATGCCGAGCAAGCCCGCGAGCAACTGGCCGATGGCCTGAGCAAGCTGGGTACCACCATCTACTACAGCAGCGGCGCGCAGATCGATTGCGAGGTTGTGCCCTTTATCCCCGGCTCGCAGCTCAAGGCCCTGCGTCGCGAAGCCATCGAAGCCCTGACCCAGGCCCGCGTCGCCGCTCACCCGCGTGGCGGGCGCAAACCGGTCAGCGTGCCGCCGCCGGTGTACCCGGAGTCGCACCTGACCTTCCTCGCTAACGTCTACAACGACAAGGCCCGCACCTTCTACAAACGTTACGGTGTGCAACTGATCGACGCCGCCTACGAGGCCCACGAAGAGGCGGGTGATGTGCCGGTGATGATCACCAAGCACTGTCTGCGCTTCTCCTTCAACCTCTGTCCCAAGCAGGCCAAGGGCGTCACCGGCGTGCGCACTAAGGTCTCGGATATGCAGCTGATTCATCAGGACGAAGTGCTGACCCTGAAGTTCGACTGCAAGCCCTGCGAGATGCATATCATCGGCAAGATGAAGGGCCATATCCTGCATCAGCCGCAACCGGGCAGCGCCCAGAGCAAGGGCGGCGCGGTGGGCTATATCTCCCCGGACGATTTGCTGAAGACCATTAAGCGCTAG
- a CDS encoding efflux RND transporter periplasmic adaptor subunit, which yields MLLAVLVALNEMAGEQAALALQPQTQHARAVVSYLEVAASSHAAQVNVLAEVKPRWQSTIKAFVRGEVREIAATLREGNPVRKGQLLLSLQDSAYRAAVAEANNRLRRAEVEHLQAQRQAQQAQRNWQRAALGDAPDSPLTLHQPQLQAAQAELQAAQAALSDAKTQLAYTRVRAPYDGVIVSTSVNPGDAVEVGQPLVELLDSRRLDIPVLLDEQQWQLLAADWQDRQAEVQNIRGDQHWPARMERQGGQVERDSRLRRLYLSVEQPGVLSATAQPQVALLPGEFVRVQLPGRRFDTLLRVPQSAHTRDGFVWYLDRDDRLRRYRVQPLFADQEAPYLPPPATDRDGKPHGAAQVWRIVLTPLASFVPGTQVTAEPGRVDAVADVGLAAGATR from the coding sequence GTGCTGCTCGCCGTACTGGTCGCGCTGAACGAGATGGCCGGCGAACAGGCCGCGCTGGCTCTGCAACCGCAGACCCAGCACGCCCGCGCAGTGGTGTCCTACCTGGAAGTAGCCGCCAGCAGCCACGCCGCTCAGGTCAACGTATTGGCCGAGGTCAAGCCACGCTGGCAGTCGACCATCAAGGCCTTTGTGCGCGGTGAGGTGCGCGAGATCGCAGCGACGTTGCGCGAAGGCAACCCCGTGCGCAAAGGCCAGCTGCTGCTCAGCTTGCAGGACAGCGCCTACCGCGCCGCCGTGGCTGAGGCCAACAACCGCCTGCGCCGCGCCGAGGTCGAGCATCTGCAGGCCCAGCGCCAGGCGCAACAGGCGCAGCGCAATTGGCAGCGGGCGGCCCTGGGCGATGCGCCCGACTCGCCCCTGACCCTGCACCAGCCGCAACTGCAGGCCGCGCAGGCCGAACTGCAGGCCGCCCAAGCGGCCCTCAGCGATGCCAAGACGCAACTGGCTTACACCCGAGTGCGCGCGCCCTACGACGGGGTAATTGTCAGCACCTCGGTGAACCCGGGCGATGCGGTCGAGGTCGGCCAGCCCCTGGTCGAGCTGCTCGATAGCCGCCGCCTGGATATCCCGGTGTTGCTCGATGAGCAGCAGTGGCAACTGCTGGCGGCCGATTGGCAAGATCGCCAGGCCGAGGTGCAGAACATCCGCGGCGACCAGCACTGGCCCGCCAGGATGGAACGGCAGGGCGGGCAAGTTGAACGCGACAGCCGCCTGCGTCGCCTGTATCTGAGCGTCGAACAACCTGGTGTGCTATCGGCGACGGCGCAACCACAGGTCGCGCTGCTCCCCGGCGAGTTTGTTCGCGTGCAGCTGCCGGGGCGTCGCTTCGACACGCTGCTGCGGGTACCGCAGAGCGCGCATACCCGCGACGGCTTTGTCTGGTACCTGGACAGGGACGACCGCCTGCGCCGCTACCGGGTGCAGCCACTGTTCGCCGACCAAGAGGCGCCCTACCTTCCACCGCCGGCCACTGACCGGGATGGCAAGCCGCATGGTGCAGCGCAGGTCTGGCGAATCGTCCTGACGCCCCTGGCCAGTTTCGTGCCGGGCACTCAGGTGACGGCCGAGCCCGGTCGCGTGGACGCCGTTGCCGACGTAGGTCTTGCTGCTGGAGCGACTCGCTGA
- a CDS encoding DNA polymerase II, which yields MDLQQGFLLTRHWRDTPAGTQVEFWLATDHGPRLLRLPLQTSVAFIPAGQREQAQALLAGERGVELRPLSLKDFHQRPVLGLYCQQHRTLMDLDKQLRRTGLDVYEADVRPPERYLMERFITAPVQFTGTPDVANPALLLEAQIKPCEDYRPTLKLASLDIETNAFGELYSIAIEGCGQRNVYMLGRTPEQPPAVDFQLEYCASRGELLECLNQWMAEHDPDALIGWNLVQFDLRVLHEHARNLAIPLRLGRDGSEMQWREHGSGNGHFFADAAGRLIIDGIEALRSATWSFPSFSLENVAQSLLGEGKDISTPYQRMDEIDRMFREDKPALARYNLRDCELVTRIFGKTAILDFLLERATVTGLPADRNGGSVAAFEHLYMPLMHRRGFVAPNLGDNPPQDSPGGFVMESQPGLYESVLVLDYKSLYPSIIRSFLIDPVGLIEGLRQPDDAHSVPGFRGARFSRTQHCLPAIVERVWQGREAAKREHNAPLSQALKIIMNAFYGVLGSSGCRFFDTRLASSITLRGHEIMARTRALIEAEGYAVIYGDTDSTFVWLKRPHGEEEAGQIGRSLVAKVNAWWRDHLRDEYGLESALELQFETHYRRFLMPTIRGTEEGSKKRYAGLVSQTDGSHKMIYKGLETVRSDWSPLAQQFQRELYERIFLGQPYQDYVRDYVSRTLNGELDELLVYRKRLRRLLTDYERNVPPHVRAARLADEFNAAQGRPLQYQRGGWISYVITSAGPQPLEARSAVIDYDHYLSRQLQPVADAILPFVEDDFATLIGGQLGLF from the coding sequence GTGGACTTACAACAGGGCTTTCTGCTGACCCGACACTGGCGTGATACGCCGGCCGGCACGCAGGTGGAGTTCTGGTTGGCCACCGACCACGGCCCGCGCCTGCTGCGTCTGCCACTGCAAACCTCGGTGGCATTTATTCCGGCTGGGCAACGCGAGCAGGCGCAGGCGCTGCTGGCGGGCGAACGCGGTGTCGAGCTGCGGCCGCTGAGCCTCAAGGACTTTCACCAGCGCCCGGTACTCGGCCTGTATTGCCAGCAGCACCGCACCTTGATGGATCTCGACAAACAGCTGCGTCGCACCGGCCTGGATGTATACGAGGCCGACGTGCGACCGCCCGAACGCTACCTGATGGAGCGCTTTATCACCGCCCCCGTGCAGTTCACCGGCACGCCCGATGTGGCCAATCCGGCCCTGCTACTGGAGGCGCAGATCAAACCCTGTGAGGATTACCGCCCGACGCTCAAGCTGGCCTCGCTGGACATCGAAACCAACGCCTTTGGTGAGCTGTATTCCATCGCCATTGAAGGCTGCGGCCAGCGCAACGTGTATATGCTCGGCCGTACGCCGGAACAGCCGCCAGCGGTGGATTTTCAGCTGGAGTACTGCGCCAGCCGTGGCGAGCTGCTCGAATGCCTGAACCAGTGGATGGCTGAACATGATCCTGATGCTCTTATCGGCTGGAACCTGGTGCAGTTCGACTTGCGTGTGCTGCACGAACACGCGCGCAACCTGGCCATCCCCCTGCGTTTGGGCCGCGATGGCAGCGAGATGCAGTGGCGCGAGCACGGCAGCGGTAACGGCCACTTCTTTGCCGACGCGGCCGGCCGCTTGATCATCGACGGTATCGAGGCGCTGCGCTCGGCAACCTGGAGCTTCCCCTCGTTCAGCCTGGAAAACGTCGCGCAAAGCCTGCTCGGCGAAGGCAAGGATATCTCCACGCCCTACCAGCGCATGGACGAAATCGACCGCATGTTCCGCGAGGACAAACCGGCCCTGGCGCGCTACAACCTGCGCGACTGCGAGCTGGTCACGCGGATCTTCGGCAAGACCGCGATCCTCGACTTCCTGCTGGAACGCGCCACGGTCACCGGGTTACCCGCCGACCGCAACGGCGGCTCGGTGGCTGCCTTCGAGCACCTGTATATGCCGCTGATGCACCGCCGTGGCTTTGTCGCGCCGAACCTGGGCGACAACCCGCCGCAAGACAGCCCAGGCGGTTTTGTTATGGAATCGCAGCCGGGGCTGTATGAGTCTGTGCTGGTGCTGGATTACAAGAGCCTGTATCCGTCGATTATCCGCAGCTTTCTGATCGACCCGGTGGGGCTGATCGAAGGCCTGCGTCAACCGGACGACGCGCATTCGGTGCCAGGCTTTCGCGGGGCGCGTTTCTCCCGTACTCAGCACTGCCTGCCAGCGATTGTCGAGCGAGTGTGGCAGGGCCGTGAGGCAGCCAAGCGCGAGCACAACGCACCGCTGTCGCAAGCGCTGAAGATCATCATGAACGCTTTCTACGGCGTGCTCGGTTCCAGCGGTTGCCGCTTCTTCGACACGCGCCTGGCCTCCTCCATCACCCTGCGCGGCCACGAGATCATGGCCCGCACCCGCGCGCTGATCGAGGCCGAGGGTTATGCGGTGATCTACGGCGATACCGACTCCACCTTTGTCTGGCTTAAACGCCCGCACGGCGAAGAGGAGGCGGGGCAGATCGGTCGCAGCCTGGTGGCCAAGGTTAATGCCTGGTGGCGCGATCACTTGCGTGATGAGTACGGCCTGGAAAGCGCGTTGGAGCTGCAGTTCGAAACCCACTACAGGCGCTTTCTGATGCCGACCATCCGAGGTACCGAGGAAGGCAGCAAGAAGCGCTATGCCGGCCTGGTCAGCCAGACTGACGGCAGCCACAAGATGATCTACAAGGGCCTGGAAACCGTGCGCAGCGACTGGTCGCCGCTGGCCCAGCAGTTTCAGCGCGAGCTGTATGAGCGCATCTTCCTCGGCCAACCCTATCAGGACTATGTGCGTGATTACGTCAGCCGCACCCTGAATGGCGAACTGGACGAGCTGCTGGTTTACCGCAAGCGCCTGCGCCGCCTGCTCACCGATTACGAACGCAACGTGCCGCCCCATGTACGCGCCGCGCGCCTGGCCGATGAGTTCAACGCCGCCCAAGGCCGCCCGCTGCAATACCAGCGCGGCGGCTGGATCAGCTATGTGATCACCAGCGCTGGCCCACAACCGCTGGAAGCACGCAGCGCCGTCATCGACTACGACCACTACCTGAGCCGCCAACTACAACCGGTTGCCGATGCCATCCTGCCCTTTGTCGAGGATGACTTCGCCACGCTGATCGGCGGGCAGTTGGGGTTGTTTTGA
- a CDS encoding IS5 family transposase has protein sequence MKQMTFADAEYAGKRKQTRKELFLIEMDRVVPWKGLIALIEPHYPKGEGGRPSYPLMAMLRVHLMQNWFGYSDPAMEEALYETTILRQFAGLTLERIPDETTILNFRRLLEKHELAAGILAVINGYLGDRGLSLRQGTIVDATLINAPSSTKNKNGKRDPEMHSTKKGNQYYFGMKAHIGVDDESGLVHSVVGTAANVADVTQVDKLLHGEENMVGADAGYTGVEKRPEHEGRQVIWQVAARRSTYKKLGKRSALYKAKRKIEKAKAQVRAKVEHPFRVIKRQFGYVKTRFRGLVKNTAQLVTLFALSNLWMARRHLLTNAGEVRP, from the coding sequence ATGAAGCAGATGACCTTCGCCGACGCCGAGTACGCCGGCAAGCGCAAGCAGACCCGCAAAGAATTGTTCCTGATCGAGATGGATCGGGTAGTGCCATGGAAAGGGTTGATCGCTTTGATCGAGCCGCATTATCCAAAGGGTGAAGGCGGCCGACCGTCCTATCCGCTGATGGCGATGCTGCGAGTGCATCTGATGCAAAACTGGTTCGGTTACAGCGATCCGGCGATGGAAGAGGCGCTGTACGAGACCACCATCCTACGCCAGTTTGCCGGGCTGACTCTGGAGCGCATTCCTGACGAAACCACCATCCTCAACTTCCGCCGCTTGCTGGAAAAACACGAACTGGCTGCCGGCATCCTGGCCGTGATCAATGGCTACCTGGGTGACCGTGGTTTGTCGCTGCGCCAAGGCACCATCGTCGATGCCACGCTGATCAACGCGCCGAGTTCAACCAAGAACAAGAACGGTAAGCGTGACCCTGAGATGCACTCAACCAAGAAAGGCAATCAGTATTACTTCGGCATGAAGGCGCACATCGGGGTGGATGACGAGTCTGGCTTGGTGCACAGCGTGGTGGGTACTGCCGCCAACGTGGCGGATGTCACCCAGGTCGATAAGCTGCTGCACGGCGAGGAAAACATGGTGGGGGCCGATGCCGGATATACCGGTGTCGAGAAGCGCCCCGAGCATGAGGGCCGTCAAGTGATCTGGCAGGTTGCAGCACGGCGTAGCACTTACAAGAAACTCGGTAAGCGCAGCGCGCTGTACAAAGCCAAGCGCAAAATCGAGAAGGCCAAGGCCCAAGTGCGAGCCAAGGTCGAGCATCCGTTTCGGGTGATCAAGCGTCAGTTCGGTTATGTGAAGACGCGCTTCCGTGGCCTGGTCAAAAACACGGCGCAACTGGTGACTTTATTCGCGCTGTCAAATCTGTGGATGGCGCGCCGACATTTACTGACGAATGCAGGAGAGGTGCGCCCGTAA
- a CDS encoding efflux RND transporter permease subunit, with amino-acid sequence MHALTNWFIRNPVAANLLMGLILVAGLLSVSQMRIEGFPKVPADSVGISVYYPGASAAQVDEAVAQKLEKALEGLPGAQRIVSFSSDASAYVRVKKDGGYPLERLLDDIKIRVDAIASLPQLAERPVISREEFNFPALIVQVYGAVEADVLQRLGRRVKAELQARPEISKINQWGEEVAEISIELDPLRLEAHGLNYAEVAAKINQSSLLYRSGELKTAAGTIRVRADGSQLLLRDLARITDGFVEAQSQVRYQGLPAIGLEIQIDGKGNLLKVSEAAEAVVRQLRRELPEGIKVDIWADQSDYITDRLALLKSNAVQGLLLVLIILSLFLNVRLAFWVAMGIPVSIAGTLWLMGWDRFDYSLNDITTFGMIVVLGVLVDDAIVVGESVFSERSRIADPILGTQSGVHKVATATVFGVLTSVAAFYPMLLIDNPLGKVLASFSGVVIIALLFSLLDSKFILPAHLAAIDLTRKPGSSRLAQSWARLQASLNAGLGDSPWLSACIASGVAPSLCRAGRLCRSGHPGYWLGGDRQGAHQFLSRGAR; translated from the coding sequence ATGCACGCCTTGACCAACTGGTTTATCCGCAACCCGGTGGCGGCCAATCTGCTTATGGGCCTGATCCTGGTGGCCGGCCTACTCAGCGTCTCGCAGATGCGCATCGAGGGATTTCCCAAGGTGCCAGCCGACTCGGTGGGCATCTCGGTTTACTACCCCGGAGCCAGCGCCGCCCAGGTCGACGAGGCCGTCGCGCAGAAGTTGGAGAAAGCTCTGGAGGGGCTGCCCGGTGCGCAGCGCATCGTCAGTTTCTCCAGCGACGCCAGCGCCTACGTGCGGGTCAAGAAGGACGGCGGCTACCCGCTGGAGCGCCTGCTGGACGACATCAAGATTCGCGTCGACGCCATTGCCAGTCTGCCGCAGCTGGCCGAGCGGCCGGTCATCAGCCGCGAGGAGTTCAACTTCCCGGCGCTGATCGTCCAGGTCTACGGCGCGGTGGAGGCCGATGTCCTGCAGCGTCTGGGGCGTCGGGTCAAGGCTGAACTGCAGGCGCGCCCGGAAATATCCAAGATCAACCAATGGGGCGAGGAAGTCGCGGAGATCAGCATCGAGCTCGACCCGCTACGGCTCGAGGCCCATGGCCTGAACTATGCCGAGGTGGCGGCCAAGATCAACCAGAGCTCCTTGCTCTACCGCAGCGGGGAGCTGAAGACCGCCGCCGGCACTATCCGCGTGCGCGCCGATGGTAGCCAGCTGCTGCTGCGCGATCTCGCGCGCATCACCGATGGCTTCGTCGAGGCGCAAAGCCAGGTGCGCTACCAAGGCCTGCCGGCCATCGGCCTGGAGATCCAGATTGACGGCAAGGGCAATCTGCTCAAGGTCAGCGAGGCGGCCGAGGCAGTGGTCAGGCAGCTACGCCGCGAGTTGCCCGAAGGGATCAAGGTCGATATCTGGGCCGACCAGAGCGACTACATCACCGATCGCCTGGCACTGCTCAAGAGCAACGCCGTGCAGGGCCTGCTGTTGGTGCTGATCATTCTCTCGTTGTTTCTCAACGTGCGCCTGGCCTTCTGGGTGGCCATGGGTATTCCGGTATCCATTGCCGGCACCCTGTGGCTGATGGGGTGGGATCGCTTCGACTACTCGCTCAACGACATCACCACCTTCGGCATGATCGTGGTGCTGGGGGTGCTGGTGGATGACGCCATCGTGGTCGGCGAAAGCGTGTTCAGCGAGCGCAGTCGCATCGCCGATCCGATCCTCGGCACCCAGAGCGGTGTGCACAAGGTGGCCACCGCCACGGTGTTCGGGGTGCTGACCTCGGTGGCGGCCTTCTACCCGATGCTGCTGATCGACAATCCTCTGGGCAAGGTCCTGGCCAGCTTCTCCGGCGTGGTGATCATTGCTCTGCTGTTCTCCCTGCTGGACAGCAAGTTCATTCTCCCGGCCCACCTGGCGGCCATCGACCTGACGCGTAAGCCTGGTAGCTCGCGACTGGCGCAGAGCTGGGCACGCCTGCAAGCCAGTCTCAACGCCGGCCTGGGTGATTCGCCATGGCTATCGGCCTGCATTGCATCAGGTGTTGCGCCATCGCTATGCCGCGCTGGTCGGCTTTGTCGCTCTGGCCACCCTGGGTATTGGCTTGGCGGTGACCGGCAAGGTGCGCACCAGTTTCTTTCCCGAGGTGCCCGGTAG
- a CDS encoding IS630 family transposase gives MARPAAPFFLSPSDADMLQGWLRMGSPPQSIGQRARILLLLANGLTPKEISEQLQVSAPVVFKWRKRYQETGLEGLSDLRRSGAPRKLNEAKIKEILTLTTQRVPREATHWSLRLMAKYAGVSIWQVAQVWAAADLKPHRLKTFKISNDPHFADKVVDVVGLYLNPPDNALVLSVDEKTQIQALDRTQPMLPLKPGQIERRTHDYKRHGTASLYAAFDILTGKVIGRITQRHRAKEFLEFLRQIDRSTPAELDLHVILDNSSTHKTAAVREWLEKHPRFKLHFTPTSASWLNAVEGWFAQLERRALYRDAFSSVADLRAAIRRFIEAHNEHSAKPFRWSKTAESIISSVHRAKLAVIRNELLD, from the coding sequence ATGGCCCGGCCAGCAGCCCCATTCTTCTTGAGTCCCAGTGATGCCGACATGCTGCAAGGCTGGTTACGCATGGGATCGCCGCCTCAGAGCATCGGCCAGCGGGCCAGAATTCTGTTGCTGCTGGCCAACGGTCTCACGCCCAAGGAGATCAGCGAGCAGCTGCAAGTCTCTGCGCCAGTGGTCTTCAAATGGCGTAAACGCTACCAGGAGACCGGTCTGGAGGGGCTGAGTGACCTGCGGCGCAGTGGAGCGCCTCGCAAGCTCAACGAAGCGAAGATCAAGGAAATCCTGACGCTGACGACCCAGCGAGTCCCGCGCGAAGCTACCCACTGGAGCCTACGGTTGATGGCCAAGTACGCTGGGGTCAGCATCTGGCAGGTCGCACAGGTGTGGGCTGCTGCCGACCTCAAGCCGCACCGGTTGAAAACCTTCAAGATCAGTAACGACCCGCACTTTGCAGACAAAGTGGTCGATGTCGTCGGGCTCTATTTGAATCCGCCCGACAACGCCCTGGTGCTATCTGTTGACGAAAAAACACAGATCCAGGCGCTGGACCGCACACAGCCCATGCTGCCGCTCAAGCCCGGGCAGATTGAGCGGCGGACGCATGACTATAAGCGCCACGGTACGGCCAGTCTGTACGCAGCCTTTGACATCCTGACGGGTAAGGTCATCGGCCGTATCACCCAGCGGCACAGGGCCAAGGAGTTTTTGGAGTTCCTTCGACAGATCGACCGCAGCACCCCCGCCGAGCTGGACCTGCATGTAATTCTGGACAACAGCTCGACTCACAAGACCGCTGCCGTCAGGGAATGGCTGGAGAAGCATCCCCGTTTCAAGCTGCACTTCACACCGACCAGCGCCTCGTGGCTGAACGCCGTGGAGGGCTGGTTTGCGCAACTGGAAAGACGGGCGCTTTATCGTGATGCCTTCAGCAGCGTGGCTGACCTGAGAGCGGCGATACGTCGCTTCATTGAGGCTCATAACGAACATTCGGCTAAGCCGTTCCGCTGGAGCAAAACGGCTGAGTCGATTATCAGCTCCGTGCATCGAGCAAAGCTGGCTGTAATTCGGAATGAGTTATTGGATTAA